In Acidimicrobiia bacterium, the following proteins share a genomic window:
- a CDS encoding choice-of-anchor D domain-containing protein, whose protein sequence is MLIAFVAAAPAGATNRVPVRAGYGHPHGATTVHPHVVGTVSVTPSNIVFPAQRAGTFSGVGKTVTITNTGTVPVTFSDIEPTKNDFFGLTSCFDDSLPIGESCTITNYFMPNAVGARSGTLEISDDAANSPQKVTMSGTGVEGYYVAGAGGEVAGFGDAVDEGDATNVGLTQPIISIKTTTNGDGYWLLGSDGGIFSYGNAHFYGSTGGIHLNQPVVGMERTVTGKGYWLVASDGGIFSYGDAKFYGSTGAIHLNQPVVGMARTPTGHGYWLVARDGGIFSFGDAKFYGSTGAIHLNQPIVGMVPRPNGKGYWLHAKDGGLFAFGDAPFYGGAAASGLSISGMAATPDGGGYWMTSTTGAVFHYGNAASYGDLPSHGVAASDVVGIAPTSPPLPIEFFN, encoded by the coding sequence GCGGGCGCGACGAACCGCGTGCCGGTGCGCGCCGGCTACGGACATCCGCACGGCGCGACGACCGTGCATCCGCACGTGGTCGGCACCGTGAGCGTGACGCCGTCGAACATCGTCTTCCCCGCGCAACGCGCCGGCACCTTCAGCGGGGTCGGCAAGACCGTCACCATCACGAACACGGGCACGGTCCCGGTGACGTTCAGCGACATCGAGCCGACGAAGAACGACTTCTTCGGTCTCACGAGCTGCTTCGACGACTCGCTGCCCATCGGCGAGTCGTGCACGATCACCAACTACTTCATGCCGAACGCGGTCGGCGCCCGATCGGGGACGCTCGAGATCTCCGACGACGCCGCGAACTCACCGCAGAAGGTCACGATGAGCGGCACCGGCGTCGAGGGCTATTACGTCGCGGGCGCGGGCGGCGAGGTCGCCGGCTTCGGTGACGCGGTCGACGAGGGCGACGCGACGAACGTCGGCCTCACGCAGCCGATCATCTCGATCAAGACGACGACGAACGGCGACGGCTACTGGCTCCTCGGCTCCGACGGCGGCATCTTCAGCTACGGCAACGCGCACTTCTACGGGTCGACCGGCGGCATCCACCTCAACCAGCCCGTCGTCGGCATGGAGCGCACGGTGACCGGCAAGGGCTACTGGCTCGTCGCGTCCGACGGCGGCATCTTCAGCTACGGCGACGCGAAGTTCTACGGCTCCACCGGCGCGATCCACCTCAACCAACCGGTCGTCGGGATGGCGCGCACACCGACCGGCCACGGCTACTGGCTCGTCGCGCGCGACGGCGGCATCTTCAGCTTCGGTGACGCGAAGTTCTACGGCTCCACCGGCGCGATCCATCTCAACCAACCCATCGTCGGCATGGTGCCGCGGCCGAACGGCAAGGGCTACTGGCTCCACGCGAAGGACGGCGGTTTGTTCGCGTTCGGCGACGCGCCGTTCTACGGCGGCGCGGCCGCGTCGGGTCTGTCGATCTCGGGCATGGCGGCGACGCCGGACGGCGGTGGCTACTGGATGACGTCGACGACCGGCGCGGTGTTCCACTACGGAAACGCCGCGAGCTACGGCGACCTCCCGTCACACGGCGTGGCGGCGAGCGACGTCGTCGGCATCGCGCCGACCTCGCCACCCTTGCCGATCGAGTTCTTCAACTGA
- a CDS encoding ATP-binding cassette domain-containing protein, protein MTTVVEAESLTKRFAEITAVSDLSFALEAGTITGFLGPNGAGKTTALRMILGLAAPTSGRALVFDHPYAALPRAALRVGAVLEATDFHPGRTGRDHLRMLGQAVDLPDSRADEVLRLVELGDAARRRVKGYSLGMRQRLGLAAALLGDPELLILDEPANGLDPEGVRWLRDFLHSLAAEGRTVLISSHVLAEVAQTVDRVLIISRGRLVISSSLAELTARAGGPVRVRSGDPQRLATALRDAALPVTTSTDHALLVQGASSERVGEIAFAAGVPVHELVNDGGGLEEIFLELTAEAPA, encoded by the coding sequence ATGACGACGGTCGTCGAAGCCGAGTCATTGACCAAGCGCTTCGCTGAGATCACCGCGGTCAGCGACCTGTCGTTTGCGCTGGAGGCCGGGACGATCACCGGTTTTCTCGGACCGAACGGCGCCGGCAAGACCACGGCACTGCGGATGATCCTCGGTCTCGCGGCGCCGACGAGTGGACGGGCACTGGTGTTCGATCATCCGTACGCGGCGTTGCCGCGTGCGGCGTTGCGGGTCGGCGCCGTGCTCGAGGCGACCGATTTCCATCCCGGCCGAACCGGTCGCGACCACCTGCGGATGCTCGGGCAGGCCGTCGACCTTCCCGACTCGCGTGCGGACGAGGTGCTGCGCTTGGTGGAGCTCGGTGACGCCGCCCGGCGACGGGTGAAGGGATACTCGCTCGGGATGCGTCAGCGACTCGGGCTCGCGGCGGCACTGCTCGGCGACCCGGAGCTGCTGATCCTCGACGAGCCGGCCAACGGGCTCGACCCGGAGGGCGTTCGCTGGCTGCGCGACTTCCTGCACAGCCTGGCCGCAGAGGGTCGCACGGTGCTGATCTCGAGTCATGTGCTCGCCGAGGTCGCGCAGACCGTCGACCGAGTGCTGATCATCAGTCGCGGGCGGCTGGTGATCTCGTCCTCGCTGGCCGAGCTCACCGCGCGTGCCGGAGGCCCGGTGCGCGTCCGCAGCGGCGATCCGCAGCGACTCGCGACGGCGCTGCGCGACGCGGCGCTGCCGGTGACGACGAGTACCGACCACGCGCTGCTCGTCCAAGGAGCATCGAGCGAGCGGGTCGGAGAGATCGCCTTCGCCGCCGGCGTCCCGGTTCACGAGCTGGTCAACGACGGAGGCGGGCTCGAGGAGATCTTCCTCGAACTGACCGCCGAGGCACCGGCGTGA
- a CDS encoding DUF4232 domain-containing protein produces MRARGLCVLGVGAIAFAACGHSTAKAASPPSSHPRATTTTTTTIPAPTATARPMPTTTITTAVPLPPPAASAACTSGQIATTATDNSGMGHIGVVLRFRNSSGTTCHLEGYPGAAALDAQGHQVVQAVRTVNGFWHALPPGEGPPVVTLAPGQIASAFMEGTDVPVNGATSCPTYPKLLVTPPNTTVSVPIAKAMPGCTPIQIHPVVPGTTGTIVH; encoded by the coding sequence ATGAGAGCTCGCGGTCTGTGTGTGCTCGGTGTCGGTGCGATCGCGTTCGCCGCGTGCGGACACTCGACGGCGAAGGCGGCGAGCCCACCGTCGTCGCATCCGCGCGCGACGACCACGACGACGACCACCATCCCCGCGCCGACGGCGACCGCGCGCCCGATGCCCACGACGACCATCACCACCGCGGTGCCGTTGCCGCCGCCCGCGGCGTCGGCCGCGTGCACGTCGGGCCAGATCGCGACGACGGCGACCGACAACTCGGGCATGGGCCACATCGGCGTGGTGCTCCGGTTCCGCAACTCGAGCGGCACGACCTGTCATCTCGAGGGTTATCCCGGTGCCGCCGCGCTCGACGCGCAGGGCCACCAGGTCGTGCAGGCGGTGCGCACCGTGAACGGGTTCTGGCACGCGCTCCCGCCCGGCGAAGGTCCGCCGGTCGTCACGCTGGCGCCGGGACAGATCGCGTCGGCGTTCATGGAGGGAACCGACGTCCCGGTGAACGGAGCCACCAGCTGCCCGACCTACCCGAAGCTGCTCGTCACCCCGCCGAACACGACGGTCTCGGTGCCGATCGCCAAGGCGATGCCCGGCTGCACGCCGATCCAGATCCACCCCGTCGTTCCGGGCACGACCGGCACGATCGTGCACTGA
- a CDS encoding DUF2784 domain-containing protein, which yields MDTVWIGLADGVLVVHLAYLAFIPLGGFLAWRRPRLVWVHLVAIAVGVVSITIGFDCPLTSWEQSFRRRGGQRPYRDGFVDHYLTGRVYPHGYEWAVWLVFGAGIAAAYALRPSTNRDSAVAAKPGEVDTP from the coding sequence GTGGACACCGTGTGGATCGGACTCGCCGACGGGGTGCTCGTCGTGCACCTCGCGTACCTCGCGTTCATCCCGCTCGGCGGCTTCCTCGCGTGGCGCCGGCCGCGACTCGTATGGGTGCACCTCGTCGCGATCGCGGTCGGCGTCGTGAGCATCACCATCGGGTTCGACTGCCCGCTCACGTCGTGGGAGCAGTCGTTCCGGCGCCGCGGCGGACAACGCCCGTACCGCGACGGGTTCGTCGACCACTATCTGACCGGCCGCGTCTATCCGCACGGATACGAGTGGGCGGTCTGGCTCGTGTTCGGTGCCGGGATCGCGGCCGCCTACGCGCTCCGGCCCTCGACGAATCGTGACTCGGCCGTCGCGGCCAAACCGGGCGAAGTTGACACTCCGTAG
- a CDS encoding MerR family transcriptional regulator, with translation MSIGAFAGRSRLSAKALRRYDELGLLPPARVDEDSGYRLYEPGQLEQARLIAALRQLRIPLAEIKVILALEPIQAADRIREVWAATEAEHTTRRALATYLIDELSGRRSVTYEAWTREIPDRSLLCVKRNIAGVDRAWAFGKEFIALLRRYQLPWIEGRAGAFFCIYWGEVSEDSDGPMEWCRPVPPDEAEALAARCPELTLRTEPAHHEAFVKISDGQIDGAEWQLVEQSLHSWSDQQPGLLPTDLGLRITYLPSEVGRDTYQDFAVPFNVGPRG, from the coding sequence ATGAGCATCGGAGCGTTCGCCGGACGCTCGCGGCTTTCCGCCAAGGCGCTGCGGCGGTATGACGAGCTGGGTCTGCTGCCGCCGGCACGCGTGGACGAGGACTCCGGCTATCGCCTGTACGAGCCCGGCCAGCTCGAGCAGGCACGCCTGATCGCGGCCCTGCGCCAGCTGCGGATCCCGCTGGCGGAGATCAAGGTGATCCTGGCGCTCGAGCCGATCCAGGCGGCAGACCGCATCCGCGAGGTCTGGGCCGCAACCGAGGCCGAGCACACGACCCGCCGCGCGCTCGCTACCTACCTGATCGACGAGTTGAGCGGCAGGCGGTCCGTGACGTACGAGGCCTGGACGAGGGAGATACCCGATCGCAGCCTGCTGTGCGTGAAGCGCAACATCGCCGGGGTGGATCGGGCGTGGGCGTTCGGCAAGGAGTTCATCGCCCTGCTTCGGCGCTACCAGCTGCCGTGGATCGAGGGCCGCGCCGGCGCGTTCTTTTGTATCTACTGGGGCGAGGTCAGCGAGGACAGCGACGGTCCGATGGAGTGGTGCCGGCCCGTCCCACCCGACGAGGCGGAAGCACTCGCCGCCCGCTGCCCGGAGCTGACCCTGCGTACCGAGCCCGCCCACCACGAGGCGTTCGTGAAGATCAGCGATGGGCAGATCGACGGCGCCGAGTGGCAGCTGGTCGAGCAATCGCTGCACTCGTGGAGCGACCAGCAACCAGGCCTGCTCCCGACGGATCTGGGTTTGCGGATCACGTATCTGCCCAGCGAAGTGGGGCGCGATACGTACCAAGACTTCGCAGTGCCGTTCAACGTTGGGCCACGCGGATGA
- a CDS encoding RNA polymerase sigma factor, whose amino-acid sequence MHEPSRHDVGLSETEPSFEEFVARHGEGLRRALVAAYGVDVGGDACAEALAFAWEHWDRVGAMERPVGYLFRVGQSASRRLLRPRRRRIELPAEPVDPDLGDVGVRLDEALLTLSPRQRAAVLLVHGHGYSYTQAAEMTGASVGSVRNELHRAMKRLRAQMEAG is encoded by the coding sequence GTGCACGAACCGTCACGACACGACGTCGGGCTGAGCGAGACGGAACCGTCGTTCGAGGAGTTCGTCGCGCGGCACGGCGAGGGTCTGCGCCGCGCGCTCGTCGCGGCCTACGGCGTCGACGTCGGCGGCGACGCGTGTGCGGAAGCGCTCGCGTTCGCGTGGGAGCACTGGGACCGCGTCGGCGCGATGGAACGGCCCGTCGGGTACCTGTTCCGCGTCGGGCAATCCGCGAGCCGGCGGCTGCTGCGGCCGCGCCGGCGGCGCATCGAGCTCCCCGCCGAACCCGTCGATCCCGATCTCGGCGACGTCGGCGTGCGCCTCGACGAGGCGCTGCTCACGCTCTCGCCCCGTCAACGCGCGGCCGTGTTGCTCGTACACGGGCACGGCTACTCGTACACGCAGGCCGCGGAGATGACGGGCGCGTCGGTGGGGAGCGTTCGCAACGAGCTGCACCGCGCGATGAAGCGCCTGCGCGCGCAGATGGAGGCGGGATGA
- a CDS encoding alpha/beta hydrolase, with translation MPSVEIDGTQIAYEVVGDGEPWVLTPGGRFSKDTPGLRELALELAARGKRVLIWDRPNCGASDVCFRGPSESDMQADHLAGLLRELDMAPAVIFGGSGGARVSLLTVANHPDVAAGLGMVWISGGVYGLMLLATHYCGESIRAAWMDGMDAVAELPEWAEVLERNPRNRAIFLAQQPRELIATLERWMLAYCPDPSTTVPGLSDAKCAGITVPTLVFRSGMSDPHHTRATSEKLHELIPGSMLVEPPWPDDEWKQRGIAAREGAGLFERWPRLAPQLLETLG, from the coding sequence ATGCCGAGTGTCGAGATCGACGGCACCCAGATCGCGTACGAAGTGGTCGGCGACGGTGAGCCATGGGTGCTCACGCCCGGCGGGCGGTTCTCGAAGGACACGCCGGGACTGCGCGAGCTCGCGCTCGAGCTCGCGGCGCGCGGCAAGCGCGTGCTCATCTGGGACCGACCGAACTGCGGCGCGTCGGATGTGTGCTTCCGCGGACCGTCGGAGTCCGACATGCAGGCCGACCATCTCGCGGGCTTGCTGCGCGAGCTCGACATGGCGCCCGCGGTGATCTTCGGTGGTTCCGGCGGCGCGCGCGTCTCGCTCCTCACCGTCGCGAACCACCCCGACGTCGCGGCCGGACTCGGCATGGTGTGGATCTCGGGCGGCGTGTACGGCTTGATGCTGCTCGCGACGCATTACTGCGGCGAGTCGATCCGCGCCGCGTGGATGGACGGCATGGACGCGGTCGCGGAGCTGCCCGAATGGGCGGAGGTGCTCGAGCGCAATCCCCGCAACCGCGCGATCTTCCTCGCGCAGCAGCCGCGCGAGCTCATCGCGACGCTCGAGCGTTGGATGCTCGCGTACTGCCCGGATCCTTCGACGACGGTGCCCGGTCTCTCCGACGCGAAGTGCGCAGGGATCACCGTGCCGACGCTCGTGTTCCGAAGCGGCATGAGTGACCCGCACCACACGCGCGCGACGTCGGAGAAGCTGCACGAGCTGATCCCCGGGTCGATGCTCGTCGAGCCGCCGTGGCCCGACGACGAGTGGAAGCAGCGCGGCATTGCGGCGCGCGAAGGCGCGGGACTCTTCGAGCGCTGGCCGCGGCTCGCGCCGCAGCTCCTGGAAACGCTCGGTTAG
- a CDS encoding choice-of-anchor D domain-containing protein yields the protein MGTGGLRARVGAALMAVLASGATFAAVGGITPAPAGAQMTDHATALPGLMRFEVVDAASKHVFVSLYDTSKVAVLDFSGNLVHTISGEAGARGLAVVGTTLYVAAATAGAIDTFDTGTFAKTGTLATGIAGMDYLASAAGALWVVPSSTGLLTRVSLADGSTQAFANPIVVDGVGLAADPANPNRLAMFVPGDSPTTVAIMDLSGATPVKVALKRLETEQVSNSQDFAWTPDGTSVFSAGGAPYQFVGLDSTTLADTGVVYPANPYPTSVATTAAAGGLFAGGMNGIYNPDVVVYRLGVPSAPIASHDFGPTDQTVEGGGVRFSPDGTRVFAITGDHGHDAPKDTFHVLTIAGATVPSPFTLSPSPESFGFQRVGTYGLSRTVTVTNTGSSAATITAIGIGGANSYDFFGTTTCRVGKSLAAGNSCTATIAFGALKLGARQANLVVRSANSSASAPLTGSGTEGYYLADARGGAAGFGDASVLGVAEHALAAPVISITPTANGAGFWLLARDGGIFSYGNAAFHGSTGAMKLNKPIVGMAATPTGKGYWLVASDGGIFSFGDAKFYGSTGNIHLSRPIIGMAPTASGHGYEFVANDGGVFSYGDAHFFGSAANSGARIVGLAGTPTGKGYWMVSSGGQVFRYGDAPAYGDAASRGVTDVIGIAGTAPLIPPALVGVARASSSGLTPLTARSSTRLAYRP from the coding sequence ATGGGAACGGGCGGACTCCGCGCGCGCGTCGGCGCGGCGCTGATGGCGGTATTGGCAAGTGGGGCGACGTTCGCCGCAGTCGGCGGGATCACGCCCGCGCCCGCGGGCGCGCAGATGACCGATCACGCGACCGCGTTGCCGGGACTGATGCGGTTCGAGGTCGTCGACGCGGCGAGCAAGCACGTCTTCGTGTCGCTCTACGACACGAGCAAGGTCGCCGTGCTCGACTTCTCGGGCAACCTCGTCCACACGATCTCCGGTGAGGCCGGTGCGCGCGGCCTCGCGGTCGTCGGCACCACGCTCTATGTCGCGGCCGCGACCGCGGGCGCGATCGACACGTTCGACACGGGCACGTTCGCGAAGACGGGCACGCTCGCGACCGGCATCGCGGGGATGGACTACCTCGCATCCGCGGCGGGCGCGCTCTGGGTCGTGCCGTCGTCGACCGGCTTGCTGACGCGCGTCTCGCTCGCCGACGGATCGACGCAGGCGTTCGCGAATCCGATCGTCGTCGACGGTGTGGGTCTCGCCGCCGATCCCGCGAACCCGAACCGTCTCGCGATGTTCGTGCCCGGTGACTCGCCGACGACGGTCGCGATCATGGACCTCTCCGGCGCGACGCCCGTGAAGGTCGCGCTGAAGCGGCTCGAGACCGAGCAGGTCTCGAACTCGCAGGACTTCGCGTGGACTCCCGACGGCACGTCGGTCTTCTCCGCGGGCGGTGCGCCGTATCAGTTCGTCGGCCTCGACTCGACCACGCTCGCCGACACCGGCGTCGTGTATCCCGCGAACCCGTACCCGACTTCGGTCGCGACGACGGCCGCGGCCGGCGGTCTGTTCGCCGGAGGCATGAACGGCATCTACAACCCGGACGTCGTCGTGTACCGACTCGGCGTCCCGAGCGCGCCGATCGCGTCGCACGACTTCGGCCCGACCGACCAGACGGTCGAGGGTGGCGGCGTGCGGTTCTCACCCGACGGAACCCGTGTGTTCGCGATCACGGGCGACCACGGCCACGACGCACCGAAGGACACCTTCCACGTCTTGACGATCGCGGGCGCGACCGTGCCGAGCCCGTTCACGCTCTCGCCCTCGCCCGAGTCGTTCGGGTTCCAGCGCGTCGGCACGTACGGCCTGTCGCGCACGGTGACGGTCACGAACACCGGATCGAGCGCGGCCACGATCACCGCGATCGGCATCGGCGGGGCCAACTCGTACGACTTCTTCGGCACGACGACCTGTCGCGTCGGCAAGTCGCTCGCGGCGGGCAACTCGTGCACCGCGACCATCGCCTTCGGCGCGCTGAAGCTCGGTGCGCGCCAAGCCAATCTCGTGGTCCGCAGCGCGAACTCCAGCGCATCGGCCCCGCTCACCGGCAGCGGCACCGAGGGGTACTACCTCGCCGACGCGCGCGGTGGCGCGGCCGGCTTCGGTGACGCGAGCGTCCTCGGCGTCGCCGAGCACGCGCTCGCCGCACCGGTGATCTCGATCACGCCGACCGCGAACGGCGCGGGCTTCTGGTTGCTCGCGCGCGACGGCGGCATCTTCTCGTACGGCAACGCCGCGTTCCACGGCTCGACCGGCGCGATGAAGCTGAACAAGCCGATCGTCGGCATGGCCGCGACACCGACCGGCAAGGGCTACTGGTTGGTCGCGTCCGACGGTGGGATCTTCAGCTTCGGTGACGCGAAGTTCTACGGCTCGACCGGCAACATCCATCTCTCCCGGCCGATCATCGGCATGGCGCCGACCGCGAGCGGTCACGGCTACGAGTTCGTCGCGAACGACGGCGGCGTCTTCTCCTACGGCGATGCGCACTTCTTCGGCTCGGCGGCGAACTCGGGCGCGCGCATCGTCGGGCTCGCGGGCACGCCGACGGGCAAGGGCTACTGGATGGTGTCGAGCGGCGGCCAGGTCTTCCGCTACGGCGACGCGCCCGCGTACGGCGACGCCGCGAGTCGGGGCGTGACCGACGTCATCGGCATCGCCGGCACCGCGCCGTTGATCCCACCCGCGCTGGTCGGTGTCGCGCGCGCCTCGTCGTCGGGCCTGACTCCGCTCACCGCGCGTTCGTCGACGCGCCTCGCCTACAGGCCGTAG
- the fabZ gene encoding 3-hydroxyacyl-ACP dehydratase FabZ: MATSDPIALLPHRPPFRFVDEVDELVPGSLAVARWRITGDEDFLTGHFPGNPVVPGVLQLEALAQTGGIAILSDARYAGSLPLFGGVEDVRFRRVVRPGDELVLRVEMERLSARGGWGRGEATVDGTVTCRARLLFALAPAESAQ; encoded by the coding sequence ATGGCGACCTCCGACCCGATCGCACTCCTTCCTCATCGGCCGCCGTTCCGGTTCGTGGACGAAGTCGACGAGCTGGTGCCCGGTTCCCTGGCCGTGGCTCGGTGGCGCATCACCGGGGACGAGGACTTCCTGACCGGCCACTTCCCGGGCAATCCGGTCGTTCCGGGCGTGCTCCAGCTCGAGGCGCTCGCCCAGACCGGCGGCATCGCGATCCTCTCGGACGCTCGCTACGCGGGTTCGCTGCCCCTGTTCGGCGGCGTCGAGGACGTGCGCTTCCGCCGCGTCGTGCGGCCCGGTGACGAGCTCGTGCTGCGCGTCGAGATGGAGCGCCTGAGTGCGCGTGGTGGTTGGGGACGCGGCGAGGCAACCGTCGACGGCACGGTGACCTGTCGGGCGCGACTGCTGTTCGCGCTGGCGCCGGCCGAGTCTGCGCAGTAG
- a CDS encoding ACP S-malonyltransferase codes for MRVAVVFPGQGTQAPAMGRPWKGEPSWSVVDRAEDALGEPLAPLLLDADADDLGRTRNSQLSVLLTSLMAWDALGPRLAAAPDVEIVAFAGHSLGQVTALVAAGTISLDDGIRFAARRADLTQAAADAHPGRMAALLGATEEQANEACAAAPDACWLANDNAPGQIVIAGTPDGVDIASARAKDLGVKRAMSLPVGGAFHTPLMHEAVAGLESALSELSLHAPSAPIVSNADATAYNDADGWRERLAVHVTRPVRWRASMQALQALDASMFLEVGHGSMIAGVAKRTVPDVPVFGIAVPDAVDTLGGARS; via the coding sequence GTGCGCGTCGCAGTGGTGTTCCCCGGCCAGGGAACCCAAGCCCCCGCGATGGGCCGCCCGTGGAAGGGCGAGCCTTCGTGGTCAGTGGTCGACCGCGCCGAGGACGCGCTCGGCGAGCCGCTCGCTCCCCTCCTCCTCGACGCCGACGCCGACGACCTCGGACGCACCCGTAACTCGCAGCTGTCGGTACTCCTCACCTCGCTCATGGCGTGGGACGCGCTCGGCCCTCGCCTCGCCGCCGCGCCCGATGTCGAGATCGTCGCCTTCGCCGGTCACTCACTCGGCCAGGTGACGGCCCTCGTCGCGGCGGGCACCATCTCGCTCGACGACGGCATCCGCTTCGCCGCTCGCCGCGCCGACCTCACCCAGGCCGCGGCCGACGCGCACCCGGGCCGCATGGCCGCGCTCCTCGGCGCGACCGAGGAGCAGGCGAACGAAGCGTGCGCCGCGGCACCCGACGCGTGCTGGCTCGCGAACGACAACGCGCCCGGACAGATCGTGATCGCGGGCACGCCCGACGGCGTCGACATCGCGAGCGCGCGCGCGAAAGACCTCGGCGTCAAGCGCGCGATGTCGCTGCCGGTAGGCGGCGCCTTTCACACGCCTCTCATGCACGAGGCGGTCGCGGGCCTCGAGTCCGCGCTCTCCGAACTGTCACTCCACGCGCCCTCGGCACCCATCGTCTCGAACGCCGACGCGACCGCGTACAACGACGCCGACGGCTGGCGCGAACGCCTCGCCGTGCACGTCACTCGCCCCGTCCGCTGGCGCGCCTCGATGCAAGCGCTGCAGGCCCTGGATGCGAGCATGTTCCTCGAAGTCGGGCACGGATCGATGATCGCCGGCGTTGCGAAACGCACGGTTCCCGACGTTCCCGTGTTCGGCATCGCCGTCCCCGATGCCGTCGACACCCTCGGAGGTGCCCGTTCATGA
- a CDS encoding SGNH/GDSL hydrolase family protein produces the protein MTLSQPSSTQITVQYRIASASATGGKKAAPGIDFNDKSGTEHTLTFKVGSNGLTKVAASVSVPVFADTAAEGDETFRVILSNPTGGARLSRALGIGTILDDDASPDVRVAIGDSSVVEGSSGTGRKLMFPVTLSSPLTSALTLQYAIAGVDAQWSKTATGGGDFGGKTAGTIVIKPGRNGTTPVVKKLAVTVWPDALLENDETLTVAISAASLPPGVSITRATGTGTIIDDDATPTSTPAPSSMAALGDSMTKAFDACDVLQECPAVSWSTGTQVDIDSQYSRLLLVNPAMNGHAHNDAVSGAQMNALNGQAASAVGQGVDYVTIEMGANDACTSTESAMTSVATFQSQFQSAMNTLKNGLPNAHVLVASIPDLERLWQVGHVDADAVSRWTQFAICQAMLVNPTSMAQADIDRRARVRQRVVDFDTALATVCAQWANCRFDDNTVFSFPFELPDISSIDYFHPSQQGQTMLALGTYAAGWNW, from the coding sequence GTGACCCTGTCGCAGCCGTCGAGCACTCAGATCACGGTGCAGTACCGGATCGCGTCGGCGTCGGCGACCGGTGGGAAGAAGGCCGCGCCGGGCATCGACTTCAACGACAAGAGCGGCACCGAGCACACGCTCACGTTCAAGGTCGGCAGCAACGGCCTCACGAAAGTCGCCGCGTCCGTGTCCGTGCCGGTGTTCGCGGATACCGCGGCCGAGGGTGACGAGACGTTCCGCGTCATCCTCTCGAACCCGACCGGTGGGGCGCGCCTGTCGCGCGCCCTCGGTATCGGGACGATCCTCGACGACGACGCGTCGCCCGACGTGCGGGTCGCGATCGGCGACTCGAGCGTCGTCGAAGGGAGCTCCGGAACGGGGCGCAAGCTCATGTTCCCGGTGACGCTCTCGTCGCCACTGACGAGCGCGCTCACCTTGCAGTATGCGATCGCGGGCGTCGACGCGCAGTGGAGCAAGACCGCGACCGGCGGCGGCGACTTCGGCGGCAAGACCGCGGGCACGATCGTGATCAAGCCCGGACGCAACGGCACGACCCCCGTGGTGAAGAAGCTCGCGGTCACGGTGTGGCCGGACGCGCTGCTCGAGAACGACGAGACGCTCACGGTCGCGATCAGCGCGGCGTCGCTCCCGCCGGGTGTGTCGATCACGCGTGCGACCGGCACCGGCACGATCATCGACGACGACGCCACACCCACGAGCACGCCGGCGCCGAGCTCGATGGCCGCGCTCGGCGATTCGATGACGAAGGCCTTCGACGCCTGCGACGTCCTGCAGGAGTGTCCGGCCGTCTCGTGGTCCACCGGCACGCAGGTCGACATCGACAGTCAGTACTCGCGCCTGCTGCTCGTGAATCCCGCGATGAACGGGCACGCGCACAACGACGCGGTGTCGGGCGCGCAGATGAACGCGCTGAATGGCCAGGCGGCGAGCGCGGTCGGCCAGGGCGTCGACTACGTGACGATCGAGATGGGTGCGAACGACGCGTGCACGTCGACCGAGTCGGCGATGACGTCGGTCGCGACGTTCCAGAGCCAGTTCCAGAGCGCGATGAACACGCTGAAGAACGGTCTGCCGAACGCACACGTGCTCGTGGCGAGCATCCCCGACCTCGAGCGCCTCTGGCAGGTCGGGCACGTCGACGCCGACGCGGTGAGTCGCTGGACGCAGTTCGCGATCTGCCAGGCGATGCTCGTGAACCCGACGTCGATGGCGCAGGCCGACATCGACCGCCGCGCACGCGTCCGTCAGCGCGTGGTCGACTTCGACACCGCGCTCGCGACGGTGTGCGCGCAGTGGGCCAACTGCCGCTTCGACGACAACACGGTGTTCAGCTTCCCGTTCGAGCTGCCGGACATCTCGTCGATCGACTACTTCCACCCGAGCCAGCAGGGCCAGACGATGCTCGCGCTCGGCACGTACGCGGCCGGGTGGAACTGGTAG
- a CDS encoding CsbD family protein, producing the protein MDANTDDLKGRAKEAAGDLTDNPDLKREGKADRASGKLKDAVDKVEEKAKDVIDDVKDKLHHKD; encoded by the coding sequence ATGGACGCGAACACCGATGACCTCAAGGGCCGCGCGAAGGAAGCTGCCGGTGATCTCACCGACAATCCGGACCTGAAGCGTGAAGGCAAGGCGGACCGCGCGAGCGGCAAGCTCAAGGACGCGGTCGACAAGGTGGAAGAGAAGGCCAAGGACGTCATCGACGACGTCAAGGACAAGCTCCACCACAAGGACTGA